The following are from one region of the Klebsiella aerogenes genome:
- the nudK gene encoding GDP-mannose pyrophosphatase NudK, which translates to MSLNIHVIKDKILSENYFLLRNMTYELTRHDGSVVRHKREVYDRGNGATVLLYNRSKQSVVLVRQFRVATWVNGNQDGMLIETCAGLLDNDEPEVCIRKEAIEETGYQVGEARKVFELYMSPGGVTELIHFFIAEYSEAQRANGGGGVDDEAIEVLELPFTQALQMVANGEIQDGKAVILLQYLQNSGLMSGISDKSD; encoded by the coding sequence ATGTCACTCAATATTCACGTCATTAAAGATAAAATTCTGTCCGAAAACTACTTCCTGCTGCGCAACATGACCTATGAGCTGACGCGCCATGACGGTAGCGTCGTGCGCCACAAACGCGAGGTTTACGATCGCGGCAATGGCGCCACGGTGCTGCTCTACAACCGCAGCAAGCAGAGCGTGGTGCTGGTACGTCAGTTCCGCGTTGCGACCTGGGTGAACGGTAACCAGGACGGCATGCTGATTGAAACCTGCGCCGGGCTACTGGATAACGACGAGCCGGAGGTGTGTATCCGCAAAGAGGCCATCGAAGAAACCGGTTATCAGGTGGGGGAGGCGCGTAAAGTGTTTGAGCTGTATATGTCACCCGGCGGCGTGACTGAACTGATTCATTTCTTTATCGCTGAATACAGCGAAGCGCAGCGCGCCAACGGCGGCGGCGGGGTGGACGATGAAGCGATCGAGGTGCTGGAGCTGCCGTTTACCCAGGCGCTGCAGATGGTCGCCAACGGCGAAATCCAGGATGGCAAAGCGGTGATCCTGCTGCAATACCTGCAAAATTCCGGCCTGATGTCGGGGATCTCTGATAAATCTGATTGA
- a CDS encoding DUF1176 domain-containing protein: MFYRVLILLLFGFLPTSLVWAAPAQQLFGDWQVTCNNQNFCITRNVGLHHGLVMTLSRSAGAATDAGLRIELGGVGNPVAALAAIGPRLQLDGKPLHFDGKHWQIADKLIKTGDSVSIDAFLQQVQEGKEITLQNGLQNISLQGLKAALLFIDNRQKRVGSETAWVGKGEEPPLSVPPAPALRTVGKAEVAQSPLSRDELNELMDYGNERMNASPCSLDPFRREIRVTALTDDKVLLMTSCEAGAYNTVWLAWLVSRKTPHLSRQVRLTLPFQPPGDTSRDVELINASFDEKRHELVTIDKGRAPGDCGIQTRWRYDGQRFNLTRYAQQPQCDNWQGPDAWPTLWITR; the protein is encoded by the coding sequence ATGTTTTATCGGGTCTTAATATTGCTGCTTTTCGGTTTCCTGCCGACGTCGTTGGTGTGGGCGGCGCCGGCTCAGCAGTTGTTCGGCGATTGGCAGGTCACCTGTAACAATCAAAATTTTTGCATCACCCGCAACGTCGGTCTGCATCATGGACTGGTGATGACGTTGAGTCGCAGCGCGGGGGCGGCGACCGACGCCGGCCTGCGCATAGAGCTTGGTGGTGTCGGCAATCCGGTCGCCGCGCTGGCGGCGATAGGCCCGCGTTTACAGCTTGACGGTAAGCCGCTGCATTTTGATGGCAAACACTGGCAAATTGCCGACAAGCTGATTAAAACCGGCGATAGCGTCAGCATCGACGCTTTCCTGCAACAGGTGCAGGAGGGGAAAGAAATTACCCTGCAAAATGGTCTGCAAAACATTTCGCTGCAGGGGTTAAAAGCCGCGCTGCTATTTATTGATAATCGGCAAAAGCGGGTCGGCAGCGAAACCGCGTGGGTGGGTAAAGGCGAAGAACCGCCGCTCAGCGTCCCGCCAGCGCCAGCGCTGCGTACCGTGGGGAAAGCCGAAGTGGCGCAGTCGCCGTTGAGCCGCGATGAGCTTAACGAGCTGATGGATTACGGTAATGAGCGGATGAACGCCAGCCCTTGTTCGCTTGATCCTTTCCGCCGCGAAATCCGCGTCACTGCGCTGACCGATGATAAAGTTCTGTTGATGACCAGCTGTGAAGCGGGTGCCTACAACACCGTCTGGTTGGCCTGGCTGGTGTCGCGCAAAACGCCGCATCTTTCCCGCCAGGTTCGCCTGACGCTGCCTTTCCAGCCGCCCGGCGATACATCGCGCGATGTTGAATTGATTAACGCCAGTTTCGATGAAAAGCGTCATGAACTGGTGACCATCGATAAAGGTCGCGCACCGGGCGATTGCGGGATTCAAACCCGCTGGCGCTATGACGGCCAGCGGTTCAATTTGACGCGCTATGCTCAGCAGCCGCAGTGTGATAACTGGCAGGGGCCAGATGCCTGGCCCACGCTGTGGATCACCCGTTAA
- the tkt gene encoding transketolase encodes MSRRELANAIRALSMDAVQKANSGHPGAPMGMADIAEVLWNDFLKHNPENPHWYDRDRFILSNGHASMLLYSLLHLTGYDLPINELKNFRQLHSKTPGHPEHGHTPGVETTTGPLGQGLANAVGMAIAERTLAAQFNRPGHDIVDHYTWVFMGDGCLMEGISHEASSLAGTLGLGKLIGFYDHNGISIDGHVEGWFTDDTAERFRAYHWHVVADIDGHDPQAVKQAIVEAQAVKDKPSLIICRTVIGFGSPNKAGSEESHGAALGEKEVALAREQLGWEYPPFEIPKEIYQAWDARPRGEQAEHAWDDKFAAYQQQYPELAAELKRRMEGELPTGWQKTAHDYVAKLQSEPAKIASRKASQNTLNAFGPGLPELLGGSADLAPSNLTIWSGSRSLKEDLAGNYLHYGVREFGMTAIGNGIALHGGFIPYTSTFLMFVEYARNAARMAALMKAHQIMVYTHDSIGLGEDGPTHQAVEQLASLRLTPNFSTWRPCDQVETAVAWQAAIERRDGPTALILSRQNLAQMARTPEQVQEIARGGYVLKDAGGKPDLILIATGSEMEITVQAAETLLASGVNVRVVSLPSTDVFDAQDEAWRESVLPSNVSARVAVEAGIADYWYKYVGLKGAIVGMTRYGESAPADKLFPFFGFTAEHIVAVCNKLLNG; translated from the coding sequence ATGTCCCGAAGAGAGCTTGCCAACGCTATTCGCGCCCTGAGCATGGACGCTGTCCAGAAAGCCAATTCCGGCCACCCCGGCGCCCCCATGGGCATGGCGGATATTGCCGAGGTGCTATGGAATGATTTTCTCAAACACAACCCGGAAAACCCGCACTGGTACGATCGCGACCGCTTTATTTTATCCAACGGCCACGCCTCGATGTTGCTGTATAGCCTGCTACATCTGACTGGCTACGACCTGCCGATAAACGAGCTAAAAAACTTTCGCCAGCTGCACTCGAAAACGCCGGGTCACCCGGAGCATGGCCATACCCCGGGCGTTGAAACCACCACCGGGCCGCTCGGCCAGGGGCTGGCCAACGCCGTCGGGATGGCGATCGCCGAACGCACGCTGGCGGCGCAGTTTAACCGCCCGGGACATGACATTGTCGATCATTACACCTGGGTCTTCATGGGCGACGGCTGCTTGATGGAGGGGATTTCGCACGAGGCCAGTTCGCTGGCGGGCACTTTAGGGTTAGGCAAGCTTATCGGCTTCTACGATCACAACGGCATCTCCATCGACGGTCACGTTGAAGGCTGGTTCACCGACGATACCGCCGAACGCTTCCGTGCCTATCACTGGCACGTGGTCGCCGATATTGACGGCCATGACCCGCAGGCAGTAAAGCAGGCGATCGTCGAAGCGCAGGCGGTGAAAGATAAGCCATCGCTGATTATTTGCCGTACGGTGATCGGCTTCGGCTCGCCGAATAAAGCCGGCTCCGAAGAGTCGCACGGCGCAGCATTAGGAGAAAAAGAGGTGGCGCTGGCCCGCGAACAACTGGGCTGGGAATACCCACCCTTTGAAATCCCGAAAGAAATTTATCAAGCCTGGGATGCGCGCCCGCGCGGCGAGCAGGCCGAACACGCGTGGGATGACAAGTTCGCCGCCTACCAGCAGCAGTACCCCGAGCTGGCGGCGGAACTGAAACGCCGCATGGAAGGCGAATTGCCAACGGGCTGGCAAAAAACAGCCCACGATTATGTGGCGAAACTGCAATCGGAACCGGCGAAGATCGCCAGCCGCAAGGCTTCACAAAACACGCTCAACGCCTTTGGCCCCGGATTACCGGAGTTGCTCGGCGGTTCTGCCGACCTGGCGCCAAGCAACCTGACGATCTGGTCCGGCTCAAGGTCTCTCAAAGAGGATCTGGCCGGGAACTATCTCCACTACGGCGTACGCGAGTTCGGCATGACCGCCATCGGCAATGGTATCGCCCTGCACGGCGGTTTTATTCCCTACACGTCAACCTTCCTGATGTTCGTCGAATACGCACGCAACGCCGCGCGCATGGCGGCGCTGATGAAGGCCCACCAGATTATGGTCTATACCCATGACTCGATCGGCCTTGGCGAAGACGGTCCGACGCACCAGGCGGTTGAGCAACTGGCGAGCCTGCGCTTAACGCCGAACTTCAGTACCTGGCGTCCTTGCGATCAGGTGGAAACCGCTGTCGCCTGGCAGGCGGCTATCGAACGCCGTGACGGCCCCACTGCGCTTATCCTCTCACGGCAAAATCTGGCGCAAATGGCCCGCACGCCGGAACAGGTGCAGGAAATCGCCCGCGGCGGCTATGTGCTGAAGGATGCGGGCGGCAAGCCGGATCTGATTCTTATCGCCACCGGTTCGGAGATGGAAATTACCGTTCAGGCAGCGGAGACGCTACTGGCGAGCGGCGTGAACGTGCGGGTGGTGTCTCTGCCGTCCACTGATGTGTTTGATGCCCAGGACGAGGCCTGGCGAGAGTCGGTACTGCCGTCCAATGTCAGCGCCCGCGTCGCCGTTGAAGCCGGTATTGCCGATTACTGGTATAAATATGTCGGCTTAAAAGGCGCGATTGTCGGCATGACCCGCTACGGCGAATCTGCCCCTGCCGACAAGCTATTCCCGTTCTTCGGCTTTACCGCCGAGCATATCGTCGCGGTCTGCAACAAACTGCTTAACGGGTGA
- the tal gene encoding transaldolase has product MNQLDSIKQFTTVVADSGDIESIRHYQPEDATTNPSLLLKAAGLDNYAGLIDDAIAWASKQGGSREDQVVHACDKLAVNFGAEILKSIPGRVSTEVDARLSFNREKSMAKARHLVELYKEMGIDKSRILIKLASTWEGIRAAETLEKEGIHCNMTLLFSFAQARACAEAGVFLISPFVGRIYDWYQARQPLDPYVVDEDPGVKSVRNIYDYFKQHKYNTIVMGASFRRTEQILALVGCDRLTIAPPLLKELQASDAPVVRKLIPAHQILPRPVPLSEAEYRWEHNQDPMAVDKLAEGIRQFAVDQRKLEDLLAAKLSSFVTE; this is encoded by the coding sequence ATGAATCAGCTAGACAGCATCAAACAATTCACCACCGTTGTCGCCGACAGCGGCGATATTGAATCTATCCGTCATTACCAACCGGAAGACGCGACCACCAACCCCTCCCTACTCTTAAAGGCCGCCGGACTGGATAATTACGCCGGGCTTATCGACGACGCCATCGCCTGGGCCAGCAAGCAGGGCGGCAGCCGCGAAGATCAAGTGGTTCACGCCTGCGATAAACTGGCGGTTAACTTCGGGGCGGAAATTCTCAAAAGCATCCCCGGGCGCGTCTCAACCGAAGTCGATGCCCGCCTCTCCTTTAATCGCGAAAAGAGCATGGCGAAAGCCCGTCATCTGGTCGAGTTGTATAAAGAAATGGGCATTGATAAGTCGCGGATCCTGATAAAGCTAGCCTCCACCTGGGAAGGGATTCGTGCGGCGGAAACGCTGGAGAAAGAAGGCATCCATTGCAACATGACGCTGCTGTTCTCTTTCGCCCAGGCCCGCGCCTGTGCCGAAGCCGGGGTATTTCTGATTTCACCGTTCGTCGGGCGTATTTACGATTGGTACCAGGCGCGCCAACCACTGGATCCCTACGTGGTAGATGAAGACCCGGGGGTGAAATCGGTGCGCAATATCTATGACTACTTCAAACAGCATAAATACAACACCATCGTCATGGGCGCCAGTTTCCGCCGCACTGAACAGATTCTGGCGCTGGTCGGCTGCGACCGGTTAACCATCGCCCCGCCCTTGTTAAAAGAGCTGCAGGCCAGCGACGCGCCGGTGGTACGTAAACTGATTCCCGCTCACCAGATCCTGCCGCGCCCGGTTCCGCTGAGCGAAGCGGAATACCGCTGGGAGCATAACCAGGATCCGATGGCGGTCGATAAGCTGGCAGAAGGTATTCGCCAGTTCGCCGTCGATCAACGCAAACTGGAAGATCTGCTTGCGGCAAAACTGTCATCCTTTGTCACGGAGTAA
- the maeB gene encoding NADP-dependent oxaloacetate-decarboxylating malate dehydrogenase codes for MDEQLKQSALDFHEFPVPGKIQVSPTKPLATQRDLALAYSPGVAAPCLEIEKDPLAAYKYTARGNLVAVVSNGTAVLGLGNIGALAGKPVMEGKGVLFKKFAGIDVFDIEVDELDPDKFINVVAALEPTFGGINLEDIKAPECFYIEQKLRERMNIPVFHDDQHGTAIISTAAILNGLRVVEKNLSDVRMVVSGAGAAAIACMNLLVALGMQKHNIVVCDSKGVIYKNREANMAETKAAYAVEDDGKRTLEDVIDGADIFLGCSGPKVLTPAMVKKMARAPMILALANPEPEILPPLAKEVRDDVIICTGRSDYPNQVNNVLCFPFIFRGALDVGATAINEEMKLAAVHAIAELAHAEQSEVVASAYGDQDLSFGPEYIIPKPFDPRLIVKIAPAVAKAAMDSGVATRPIADFDAYIEKLSEFVYKTNLFMKPIFSQARKQPKRVVLAEGEETRVLHATQELVSLGLAKPILVGRPSVIEMRIQKLGLQIKPGVDFEIVNNESDPRFKEYWSEYYQLMKRRGITQEQAQRAVISNSSVIGAIMVHRGEADAMICGTIGDYHEHYRVVQPLFGFRDGVNTGGAMNALLLPSGNTFIADTYVNHDPSPEELAEITLMAAESVRRFGIEPRVALLSHSNFGSADCPSASKMRKTLELVKASAPDLMIDGEMHGDAALVESIRNDRMPDSPLKGAANILVMPNMEAARISYNLLRVSSSEGVTVGPVLMGIAKPVHILTPIASVRRIVNMVALAVVEAQTQPL; via the coding sequence ATGGATGAGCAGTTGAAACAAAGCGCCCTCGATTTCCACGAGTTCCCGGTCCCCGGGAAAATTCAGGTGTCGCCGACCAAGCCTCTGGCGACCCAGCGCGATCTGGCGCTGGCATATTCTCCGGGCGTTGCCGCGCCGTGCCTGGAAATCGAGAAGGATCCTTTGGCCGCTTATAAATACACCGCCCGCGGCAACCTTGTGGCGGTCGTCTCCAACGGTACCGCCGTCCTCGGTTTAGGTAACATCGGCGCGCTGGCGGGTAAGCCGGTGATGGAAGGTAAGGGCGTACTGTTTAAGAAATTCGCCGGTATTGATGTTTTCGATATCGAAGTTGACGAGTTGGATCCGGATAAATTCATTAACGTGGTCGCCGCGCTGGAGCCAACGTTCGGCGGGATCAACCTCGAAGATATTAAAGCGCCGGAATGTTTCTACATTGAGCAGAAGCTGCGTGAGCGCATGAATATTCCAGTGTTCCACGACGATCAGCACGGTACGGCGATCATCAGCACCGCGGCAATTCTTAACGGCCTTCGCGTCGTAGAGAAAAACCTCTCCGATGTACGGATGGTAGTATCCGGCGCGGGTGCGGCAGCCATTGCTTGTATGAACCTGCTGGTAGCGCTGGGGATGCAGAAGCACAATATCGTGGTCTGCGACTCGAAAGGCGTTATCTACAAAAACCGCGAAGCCAACATGGCGGAAACCAAAGCGGCTTATGCAGTGGAAGACGACGGTAAACGTACCCTTGAGGACGTTATCGACGGCGCCGATATTTTCCTTGGCTGCTCTGGCCCGAAAGTATTGACCCCGGCGATGGTGAAAAAAATGGCGCGCGCGCCGATGATTCTTGCGCTAGCCAACCCGGAGCCGGAAATCCTGCCGCCACTGGCGAAGGAAGTGCGCGATGATGTCATCATCTGTACCGGTCGTTCCGATTATCCAAACCAGGTGAACAACGTGCTGTGCTTCCCGTTCATCTTCCGCGGCGCGTTGGATGTTGGCGCGACGGCAATCAACGAAGAGATGAAGCTGGCGGCGGTTCACGCCATCGCCGAGCTGGCGCATGCCGAGCAGAGCGAAGTGGTGGCCTCCGCCTACGGCGATCAGGATCTGAGCTTCGGTCCGGAATACATTATTCCGAAACCGTTCGATCCACGTCTGATCGTTAAGATCGCCCCGGCGGTCGCGAAAGCCGCGATGGATTCCGGTGTCGCGACGCGCCCGATTGCCGACTTTGATGCCTATATCGAGAAGTTGAGCGAGTTCGTTTATAAAACCAATCTGTTTATGAAGCCAATCTTCTCGCAGGCGCGTAAACAGCCGAAGCGCGTGGTGCTGGCGGAAGGTGAAGAAACCCGCGTGCTGCATGCGACGCAGGAGCTGGTTTCTCTGGGATTGGCGAAGCCTATTCTCGTGGGCCGCCCGAGCGTGATTGAAATGCGCATCCAGAAACTGGGTCTGCAGATCAAGCCAGGCGTCGATTTCGAAATCGTCAACAATGAATCCGATCCGCGCTTTAAAGAGTACTGGAGCGAGTACTATCAACTGATGAAGCGCCGTGGCATTACCCAGGAGCAGGCGCAGCGGGCGGTGATTAGCAATTCGTCAGTGATTGGCGCCATCATGGTGCATCGCGGTGAAGCGGATGCGATGATCTGCGGCACCATCGGCGACTATCACGAGCACTACCGCGTGGTGCAGCCGCTGTTCGGCTTCCGCGACGGCGTGAACACCGGTGGGGCGATGAACGCGCTGCTGCTGCCAAGCGGCAACACCTTTATCGCCGATACCTACGTCAACCACGATCCATCGCCGGAAGAGCTGGCGGAAATTACCCTGATGGCGGCGGAAAGCGTACGCCGCTTCGGTATCGAACCGCGCGTGGCGCTGCTGTCGCACTCTAACTTTGGTTCCGCGGATTGCCCGTCGGCCAGCAAAATGCGTAAAACGCTGGAACTGGTGAAAGCGAGCGCGCCGGATCTGATGATTGATGGCGAAATGCATGGCGATGCGGCGCTGGTAGAGAGCATCCGTAACGATCGCATGCCGGATAGCCCGCTGAAAGGCGCGGCGAATATCCTGGTCATGCCGAATATGGAAGCTGCGCGTATCAGCTACAACCTGCTGCGCGTCTCCAGTTCTGAAGGGGTGACCGTCGGTCCGGTACTGATGGGGATCGCCAAGCCGGTACATATTCTGACGCCGATTGCTTCTGTACGCCGTATCGTCAATATGGTCGCGCTGGCGGTAGTAGAAGCGCAGACTCAGCCGCTGTAA
- the hemF gene encoding oxygen-dependent coproporphyrinogen oxidase: MKPDVQQVKAFLLQLQDAICARLSAVDGKDFVEDSWQREGGGGGRSRVLRDGGVFEQAGVNFSHVHGDAMPASATAHRPELAGRSFEALGVSLVIHPHNPYVPTSHANVRFFIAEKPGADPVWWFGGGFDLTPYYGFTDDAVHWHRTARDLCQPYGNEVYPRYKKWCDDYFFLKHRNEQRGIGGLFFDDLNTPDFDHCFAFMQAVGNGFSEAYLPIVERRKATPYGERERNFQLYRRGRYVEFNLVWDRGTLFGLQTGGRTESILMSMPPLVRWEYDYHPQAGSPEAALSEFIKVKDWLL; the protein is encoded by the coding sequence ATGAAACCCGATGTACAGCAGGTAAAGGCCTTTCTCCTCCAGCTCCAGGACGCCATATGCGCCAGACTTTCCGCCGTTGACGGCAAGGATTTTGTCGAAGATAGCTGGCAGCGTGAAGGCGGCGGCGGTGGTCGCAGTCGGGTTTTGCGCGACGGTGGTGTGTTTGAGCAGGCCGGTGTTAACTTCTCGCACGTCCACGGCGATGCCATGCCCGCGTCAGCGACCGCACACCGCCCGGAACTGGCTGGACGTAGCTTCGAGGCCTTGGGCGTCTCGCTGGTGATCCATCCGCATAACCCCTATGTGCCGACCAGCCACGCTAACGTCCGTTTTTTCATTGCTGAAAAACCCGGCGCCGACCCGGTTTGGTGGTTCGGCGGCGGATTCGATTTAACGCCTTATTACGGCTTTACCGACGATGCCGTTCACTGGCACCGCACCGCCCGCGATCTGTGCCAGCCGTACGGCAACGAGGTCTATCCGCGTTATAAAAAATGGTGTGACGACTACTTCTTCCTCAAGCACCGTAACGAGCAGCGCGGTATCGGCGGCCTGTTCTTTGATGATTTGAATACCCCGGATTTCGACCACTGCTTCGCGTTTATGCAGGCAGTCGGTAATGGCTTCAGCGAAGCCTATCTGCCGATCGTCGAGCGCCGCAAAGCGACGCCTTACGGCGAGCGCGAGCGCAATTTCCAGCTCTATCGTCGCGGGCGTTACGTGGAATTCAATTTGGTGTGGGATCGCGGTACGCTGTTTGGCCTGCAGACCGGTGGGCGCACGGAGTCGATCCTGATGTCGATGCCACCGTTGGTACGTTGGGAGTATGATTACCACCCACAGGCAGGTAGCCCGGAAGCGGCGCTGAGCGAGTTTATAAAAGTGAAAGACTGGCTCCTGTAG
- the amiA gene encoding N-acetylmuramoyl-L-alanine amidase AmiA — MSTFKPLKILASRRQVLKAGLAAMTLTGVVSQVSAKEQPLKTTNGHSKPAAKKAGSKRIVMLDPGHGGIDTGAIGHNGSKEKHVVLAIAKNVRSILRSNGIDARLTRSGDTFIPLYDRVEIAHQHGADLFMSIHADGFTNPSAAGASVFALSNRGASSAMAKYLSDRENRADEVAGKKATDKDHLLQQVLFDLVQTDTIKNSLTLGSHILKRIKPVHKLHSRNTEQAAFVVLKSPSIPSVLVETSFITNPNEEKLLGTTAFRQKIADAIASGIISYFHWFDNQKAHSKRR; from the coding sequence ATGAGCACTTTTAAACCATTAAAAATACTTGCTTCGCGCCGTCAGGTGCTGAAAGCAGGACTGGCTGCCATGACGCTTACCGGAGTCGTTTCTCAGGTCAGTGCAAAAGAACAGCCGTTAAAAACAACCAATGGACACAGCAAACCCGCCGCTAAAAAGGCTGGCAGTAAACGCATCGTCATGCTCGACCCAGGCCACGGCGGAATTGATACCGGCGCGATTGGTCATAACGGTTCGAAAGAGAAACATGTGGTGCTGGCGATTGCCAAAAACGTGCGCAGCATTCTGCGCAGCAATGGCATTGATGCCCGCCTGACGCGCAGCGGCGATACGTTTATCCCACTGTACGATCGCGTTGAAATCGCTCATCAGCATGGCGCGGATCTGTTTATGTCCATCCACGCCGACGGCTTTACCAACCCCAGCGCGGCTGGCGCATCTGTCTTTGCGCTCTCCAATCGCGGCGCCAGTAGCGCCATGGCGAAATATCTGTCTGACCGGGAAAACCGCGCCGATGAGGTCGCCGGGAAAAAAGCGACGGATAAAGACCATCTTCTGCAGCAAGTCTTGTTCGATCTGGTACAAACCGACACCATCAAGAACAGCCTGACGCTTGGCTCGCATATTCTGAAAAGAATTAAGCCGGTGCATAAACTGCACAGCCGCAATACCGAGCAGGCCGCCTTCGTGGTGCTGAAGTCCCCTTCTATTCCATCTGTACTGGTCGAAACATCGTTCATTACCAACCCGAATGAAGAAAAGCTGCTTGGCACCACCGCGTTTCGGCAGAAGATCGCCGACGCCATCGCTTCCGGTATTATTAGTTATTTCCACTGGTTCGATAACCAGAAAGCGCATTCGAAGAGACGTTAA
- a CDS encoding GNAT family acetyltransferase: protein MEIRVFRQQDFEEVITLWERCDLLRPWNDPEMDIERKLNHDVSLFLVAEVNGEVVGTVMGGYDGHRGSAYYLGVHPEYRGRGIANALLNRLEKKLIARGCPKISIMVRDDNDVVQGMYERLGYEHSDVLTLGKRLIEDEEY, encoded by the coding sequence ATGGAGATACGCGTTTTTCGCCAGCAGGATTTCGAAGAAGTGATCACCCTTTGGGAGCGCTGCGATCTTCTGCGCCCATGGAACGATCCTGAAATGGATATCGAGCGTAAGCTCAACCACGACGTGAGCCTGTTTCTGGTTGCGGAAGTCAACGGCGAGGTCGTCGGGACGGTCATGGGGGGTTACGATGGCCACCGTGGCTCTGCTTACTATCTTGGCGTACATCCGGAATACCGCGGTCGCGGCATTGCCAATGCGTTGCTCAACCGGCTGGAAAAGAAGCTGATTGCCCGTGGTTGCCCGAAAATTTCAATTATGGTGCGTGATGACAATGATGTTGTGCAGGGGATGTATGAGCGTCTCGGCTACGAGCACTCGGATGTATTGACCCTGGGTAAGCGCCTGATTGAAGATGAAGAATACTGA
- a CDS encoding DUF2919 domain-containing protein, which yields MKNTEFIPADYDAQGRLRLPFLFWCVLLLQARTWVLFLMAGASRQQGDALLSLFYPDHDNFWLGLVPGVPAVLAFLLSGQRQRFPRIWPLMRWLLIISQALLLAWQPWLWFSGEAPSALTIALLAADLYALWWLITSRRLRACFRLEAL from the coding sequence ATGAAGAATACTGAGTTTATTCCTGCCGATTACGATGCTCAGGGTCGGTTACGCTTGCCTTTTCTCTTCTGGTGCGTCCTGTTGCTGCAGGCGCGCACCTGGGTGTTGTTCTTAATGGCCGGCGCATCGCGCCAGCAGGGCGACGCGCTGCTTAGCCTGTTCTATCCCGATCATGATAACTTCTGGCTGGGGCTCGTACCTGGCGTGCCAGCGGTACTGGCGTTTCTGCTGAGCGGCCAGCGTCAACGTTTTCCCCGAATTTGGCCACTGATGCGTTGGCTGCTGATTATTTCGCAGGCGCTGTTGTTAGCCTGGCAACCGTGGCTGTGGTTTTCCGGTGAGGCGCCTTCCGCGCTCACCATCGCCTTGCTGGCGGCCGATCTTTACGCGCTCTGGTGGTTAATAACCAGTCGTAGACTGCGCGCCTGTTTTCGCCTTGAGGCGCTTTAA
- a CDS encoding RpoE-regulated lipoprotein — protein sequence MKSLRFMLCALPLALTGCSTMSAVNWSAAYPWNWFGSSNEVTEQGVGKLTAATPLNEQAISDALGGSYRLRSGMKTADGKIVQYFEALKDDKLALTINGDGGTVSRIDVRDSNIPAASGVKIGTPFSDLYSKAFGNCEKGVSDNGAVVECKAKDSQHISYAFTGHWSGPDELMPSDDTLKNWKVSKIIWRR from the coding sequence ATGAAATCGCTACGTTTCATGCTCTGCGCGCTTCCGCTGGCGCTAACCGGCTGCTCGACGATGAGCGCGGTGAACTGGTCGGCTGCCTATCCGTGGAACTGGTTTGGTTCCTCAAATGAGGTCACCGAACAGGGGGTGGGCAAACTGACGGCTGCAACGCCGTTGAATGAACAGGCGATAAGCGATGCGCTGGGCGGCAGCTACCGCCTGCGCAGCGGAATGAAAACCGCTGATGGCAAAATCGTACAATATTTTGAAGCGCTGAAAGACGACAAGCTGGCGCTGACCATAAACGGCGACGGCGGAACGGTGAGCCGCATCGACGTGCGGGATAGCAATATCCCGGCAGCCAGTGGCGTGAAAATCGGCACGCCGTTTAGCGACCTGTACAGCAAAGCGTTCGGCAACTGCGAGAAGGGCGTCAGCGATAACGGCGCGGTGGTGGAATGTAAGGCCAAAGACAGCCAGCACATTAGCTACGCCTTTACCGGCCACTGGAGCGGCCCGGATGAGCTGATGCCGTCTGACGATACCCTGAAAAACTGGAAAGTCAGCAAAATTATCTGGCGTCGCTAA